The proteins below come from a single Tachypleus tridentatus isolate NWPU-2018 chromosome 13, ASM421037v1, whole genome shotgun sequence genomic window:
- the LOC143238238 gene encoding LOW QUALITY PROTEIN: uncharacterized protein LOC143238238 (The sequence of the model RefSeq protein was modified relative to this genomic sequence to represent the inferred CDS: deleted 1 base in 1 codon), protein MDEGSRTRRTLILVMLMILTSFFVTPLQAVPLFDFSPLSRDPRDQGCRYLTQHYANGQQINTTLPCLNCKCVNSTLMCFLRVCPIIKSLDETCVMKTVEGECCPKIICPEEEANLQPRIDEPSIDDPGCYFGNEYFSEGAQLPLNTNKPCEVCYCIRNSSECVMQECALQIEGCSPVYREEACCPVRYNCSTLLSTTKAPEKDDEDDTTGVCIINGQRFDDGQPIDSDDPCKHCYCMRNEMICAVQECKPPRENCQPLPPEEGQCCPEKYECPVAPEPTTDPTKTTLKEPDTTKEIVSTSREPDTTAEPDVTTSVEPETTTEPDVTTSKESNTTIEPNVTTSIEPETTGEPGTTSRELDTTVKPNDTTSIKPETTVEPNVTTSIEPETTARPDVSTSSETLTTGETLATTETTTDGGCLVNETYFVDGEIVGSDDPCQHCYCSQSEVVCATQECKPPGAGCKPLPRKKGQCCPLMYECPPIENFTTDDAAISSISEEPETTEDTNISTTGEQITTDKSATTTSGKPDTTDDISEATTKETDTTDESATTTQEEPNTTDDTFITTKNKTDTTDEPVTTTSEEPETTGDTSEATTKETDEITTTTPGEPETTDHTSEATTNETGVTDEPVTTTLGEPETTGDTSDASTKETDTTDESATTTQEEPSTTDDTFITTKNKTDTTDEPTTTTSEKPETTGDTSEATTKETDELTTTTPGEPETTDHTSEATTNETGVTDEPVTITSGESETTGDTSDATTKETDTTDESATTTQEQPSTTDDTFITTKNETDTTDEHVTTTSEEPETTGDTSEATTKETEVTDELTTTTSGEPETTGHTSEATTNETGVTDEFVTTTSGEPETTGDTSEATTNETGVTDEPVTTTSAEPETTGDTSDATTKETDTTDESATTTQEEPSTTDDTFITTKNKTDTTDEPVTTTSEEPETTGDTSEATTKETEVTDEPTTTTSGEPETTGHTSEATTNETGVTDEPVTTTSGEPETTGDTSEATTKETEVTDEPTTTTSEEPDTTEDTFITTKNETDTTDEPVTTTSGEPETTGDTSEATTKKTEVTDDAYYYYIRRARNNWHTSEATTNETEVIDGPVTTTSGEPDATNDTSVATTNETETTDESATSTTEETNRTDTTSVVTTEETETTTDERCVINERSFVDGEIVGSDDPCHHCYCSKSEVICAIQECKPPGEGCEPLPPKEGECCPDKYKCPVTQKTATDPDSTTPEEPSVTTAEEPTGTTSEEPLTTEEPTVITTGTTLTTGEYVVTTSRAVETTDSSAITTSDERSTTVKSGVTTSGEQQTNTGPAVATSTMTTLSEPITTAISTVTTSNEPVTTAESVITTSSEPVTTAESTITTSGEPVTTTESAITTSGEPVTTAESTITTSDEPATTVESTISTSGEPATTAESAITTSGGPMTTADSTITTSGEPVTTAESTITTSGEPATTAESTITTSGEAGTTAESTITTSGEPATTAESTITTSGEAVTTAESTITTSGDAVTTAESTITTSGEPMTTADSAITSSAESATTPQSTITTSGETVTTTESVITTSSEPVTTAESTITTSGEPVTTTESAITTSGEPVTTAESTITTSDEPTTTAESTISTSGEPVTTAESTITTSGEPVTTAESTITTSDEPATTAESTISTSGEPATTAESTITTSGGPMTTADSTITTSGEPVTTAESTITTSGEPATTAESTITTSGEAVTTAESIITTLSEAVTTAESTITTSDEPATTVESTISTSGEPATTAESAITTSGGPMTTADSTITTSGEPVTTAESTITTSDEPATTVESTISTSGEPATTAESAITTSGGPMTTADSTITTSGEPVTTAESTITTSGEPATTAESTITTSGEAGTTAESTITSSAESATTPQSTITTSGETVTTTESVITTSSEPVTTAESTITTSGEPVTTTESAITTSGEPVTTAESTITTSGEPATTAESTISTSGEPVTTAESTITTSGEPVTTTESAITTSGEPVTTAESTITTSDEPATTAESTISTSGEPATTAESTITTSGGPMTTADSTITTSGEPVTTAESTITTSGEPATTAESTITTSGEAVTTAESIITTLSEAVTTAESTITTSGEPMTTADSAITSSAESATTPQSTITTSGETVTTTESTITTSYEPVTTAGFTSGGAVTTAESTITTSGEPMTTADSAITSSAESATTPQSTITTSVEPVTTAGSTITTSDEPVTTVDSTIISSGEPATTAESTITTSGEPVTTAGSTITTSGEAMTTAESTMTTSGERATIAGSTITTSVEPVTTADSIITTSGEAVTTADSTITTSGEPVTTTGSTITTSSETNATAGLVITTSGGPVTRTETVITTSGESVTTEHSMTTFSEQETTTAGCFVDGQRFVDGDIVGSDDPCQQCYCISSEITCATQECKPPRKGCKPLPPRKGQCCPDKYECPPIAVTELPEIYVPERASPDFTPDETLDVKERTTKTPTSTADVTQKGDFSATYLDPLQRLTKTYTYTTMLTTKSEPTTTEHPDVQTSLGFPFILPRGACIYENQVFESTKQIPFPDPCNYCFCYEGNILCIRQQCPPPSLECYARTLTGYCCPHYECPLKKFNETESIFRSRSQTRLARMVIPILQEEGCEVNGLVYNVGDLVKSSSNPCLECRCKEPEMIKCVPLKCTPQEPLLLRMNRKH, encoded by the exons GCGTTTGTATTATTAACGGTCAAAGGTTTGATGATGGACAGCCCATAGACTCGGACGATCCTTGCAAGCATTGTTATTGCATGAGGAATGAGATGATCTGTGCTGTTCAGGAGTGTAAGCCACCAAGGGAAAATTGTCAGCCTTTACCACCAGAAGAAGGCCAATGTTGTCCTGAGAAATACGAGTGTC CAGTGGCTCCGGAACCCACTACAGATCCTACCAAAACTACATTAAAAGAGCCTGACACAACCAAAGAAATTGTCTCCACATCAAGAGAACCGGACACGACTGCTGAACCCGATGTTACTACATCAGTAGAACCAGAGACAACTACTGAACCTGACGTGACAACATCAAAAGAATCAAACACGACTATCGAACCTAATGTCACTACATCAATAGAACCAGAGACAACTGGTGAACCTGGCACCACATCAAGAGAACTAGACACAACTGTCAAACCTAATGACACTACATCAATAAAACCAGAGACAACTGTTGAACCTAATGTCACTACATCAATAGAACCAGAGACAACTGCTCGACCTGATGTCAGTACTTCAAGCGAAACACTGACGACTGGTGAAACTCTTGCCACTACAGAAACAACAACAG ATGGAGGATGCCTTGTCAATGAAACCTATTTTGTTGATGGAGAAATTGTTGGATCAGATGATCCATGTCAGCATTGTTACTGTTCCCAAAGCGAAGTTGTTTGTGCCACACAAGAATGTAAGCCACCAGGTGCAGGATGTAAACCTCTACCACGGAAGAAAGGACAGTGTTGTCCACTGATGTATGAATGTC CTCCAATCGAAAATTTTACCACTGATGATGCTGCTATTTCATCAATATCAGAAGAACCAGAAACAACTGAGGACACTAATATTAGTACAACAGGAGAGCAAATAACAACTGATAAATCTGCAACTACTACATCAGGAAAGCCAGACACAACTGACGACATTTCAGAAGCTACCACAAAAGAAACAGACACAACTGATGAATCTGCTACTACCACACAAGAAGAGCCAAACACAACTGACGACACTTTTATAActaccaaaaataaaacagacacaACTGATGAGCCTGTAACTACTACATCAGAAGAGCCAGAAACAACTGGCGACACTTCTGAAGCTACCACGAAAGAAACAGATGAGATTACTACTACGACACCAGGAGAGCCAGAAACAACTGACCACACTTCTGAAGCTACCACAAATGAAACAGGTGTAACTGATGAGCCTGTAACTACTACTTTAGGAGAGCCAGAAACAACTGGCGACACTTCTGATGCTTCCACAAAAGAAACAGACACAACTGATGAATCTGCTACTACCACACAAGAAGAGCCAAGTACAACTGACGACACCTTTATAActaccaaaaataaaacagacacaACTGATGAGCCTACTACTACTACATCAGAAAAGCCAGAAACAACTGGCGACACATCTGAAGCTACCACAAAAGAAACAGATGAGCTTACTACTACGACACCAGGAGAGCCAGAAACAACTGACCACACTTCTGAAGCTACCACAAATGAAACAGGTGTAACTGATGAGCCTGTAACTATTACATCAGGAGAGTCAGAAACAACTGGCGACACTTCTGATGCTACCACAAAAGAAACAGACACAACTGATGAATCTGCTACTACCACACAAGAACAGCCAAGTACAACTGACGACACCTTTATAACTACCAAAAATGAAACAGACACAACTGATGAGCATGTAACTACTACATCAGAAGAGCCAGAAACAACTGGCGACACTTCTGAAGCTACCACAAAAGAAACAGAAGTGACTGATGAGCTTACTACTACGACATCAGGAGAGCCAGAAACAACTGGCCACACTTCTGAAGCTACCACAAATGAAACAGGAGTAACTGATGAGTTTGTAACTACTACATCAGGAGAGCCAGAAACAACTGGCGACACTTCTGAAGCTACCACAAATGAAACAGGGGTAACTGATGAGCCTGTAACTACTACATCAGCAGAGCCAGAAACAACTGGCGACACTTCTGATGCTACCACAAAAGAAACAGACACAACTGATGAATCTGCTACTACCACACAAGAAGAGCCAAGTACAACTGACGACACCTTTATAActaccaaaaataaaacagacacaACTGATGAGCCTGTAACTACTACATCAGAAGAGCCAGAAACAACTGGCGACACTTCTGAAGCTACCACGAAAGAAACAGAAGTGACTGATGAGCCTACTACTACGACATCAGGAGAGCCAGAAACAACTGGCCACACTTCTGAAGCTACCACAAATGAAACAGGTGTAACTGATGAGCCTGTAACTACTACATCAGGAGAGCCAGAAACAACTGGCGACACTTCTGAAGCTACCACAAAAGAAACAGAAGTGACTGATGAGCCTACTACTACTACATCAGAAGAGCCAGACACAACTGAAGACACTTTTATAACTACCAAAAATGAAACAGACACAACTGATGAGCCTGTAACTACTACATCAGGAGAGCCAGAAACAACTGGCGACACTTCTGAAGCTACAACGAAAAAAACAGAAGTGACTGATGATGCCTACTACTACTACATCAGAAGAGCCAGAAACAACTGGC ACACTTCAGAAGCTACCACAAATGAAACAGAGGTAATTGATGGACCTGTAACTACTACATCAGGAGAACCAGACGCAACTAATGACACTTCTGTTGCTACCACAAATGAAACTGAGACAACTGATGAATCTGCTACAAGTACaacagaagaaacaaacagaactgATACCACTTCTGTTGTTACTACAGAAGAAACAGAAACAACGacag ATGAAAGGTGCGTTATAAATGAACGTTCTTTTGTTGACGGAGAAATTGTTGGATCAGATGATCCATGCCATCATTGTTACTGTTCCAAAAGTGAAGTGATTTGTGCCATACAAGAATGTAAGCCACCAGGGGAAGGATGTGAACCTCTACCACCGAAGGAAGGAGAGTGTTGTCCTGATAAGTATAAATGTC CTGTGACACAAAAAACTGCCACTGATCCTGATAGTACTACACCAGAAGAACCTTCTGTCACCACAGCAGAAGAGCCTACTGGTACTACCTCAGAGGAACCACTTACAACAGAAGAACCTACTGTCATTACAACTGGTACAACATTGACAACTGGAGAATATGTAGTAACTACATCAAGGGCGGTAGAAACAACTGATAGTTCTGCCATAACTACGTCAGATGAACGAAGTACAACTGTAAAATCTGGTGTTACTACATCAGGTGAACAACAGACAAATACTGGTCCTGCTGTAGCTACATCTACTATGACAACATTAAGTGAACCAATAACAACAGCGATATCTACTGTAACTACATCAAATGAGCCAGTTACAACAGCAGAATCTGTTATAACTACTTCAAGTGAGCCAGTGACAACAGCAGAATCTACTATAACTACGTCAGGTGAGCCAGTAACAACAACAGAATCTGCTATAACTACGTCAGGTGAGCCAGTGACAACAGCAGAATCTACTATAACTACGTCAGATGAGCCAGCAACAACAGTAGAATCTACTATAAGTACATCAGGTGAGCCAGCAACTACAGCAGAATCCGCTATAACTACATCAGGTGGGCCAATGACAACAGCAGATTCTACTATAACTACATCAGGTGAGCCAGTGACAACAGCAGAATCTACTATAACTACGTCAGGTGAGCCAGCAACAACAGCAGAATCTACTATAACTACATCAGGTGAGGCAGGGACAACAGCAGAATCTACTATAACTACGTCAGGTGAGCCAGCAACAACAGCAGAATCTACTATAACTACATCAGGTGAGGCAGTGACAACAGCAGAATCCACTATAACTACATCAGGTGACGCAGTGACAACAGCAGAATCCACTATAACTACATCAGGTGAGCCAATGACAACAGCAGATTCTGCTATAACTTCGTCAGCTGAGTCAGCAACAACACCACAGTCTACTATAACTACATCAGGTGAGACAGTGACAACAACAGAATCTGTTATAACTACTTCAAGTGAGCCAGTGACAACAGCAGAATCTACTATAACTACGTCAGGTGAGCCAGTGACAACAACAGAATCTGCTATAACTACATCAGGTGAGCCAGTGACAACAGCAGAATCTACTATAACTACGTCAGATGAGCCAACAACAACAGCAGAATCTACTATAAGTACATCAGGTGAGCCAGTGACAACAGCAGAATCTACTATAACTACATCAGGTGAGCCAGTGACAACAGCAGAATCTACTATAACTACGTCAGATGAGCCAGCAACAACAGCAGAATCTACTATAAGTACATCAGGTGAGCCAGCAACTACAGCAGAATCCACTATAACTACATCAGGTGGGCCAATGACAACAGCAGATTCTACTATAACTACATCAGGTGAGCCAGTGACAACAGCAGAATCTACTATAACTACGTCAGGTGAGCCAGCAACAACAGCAGAATCTACTATAACTACATCAGGTGAGGCAGTGACAACAGCAGAATCTATTATAACTACGTTAAGTGAGGCAGTGACAACAGCAGAATCCACTATAACTACGTCAGATGAGCCAGCAACAACAGTAGAATCTACTATAAGTACATCAGGTGAGCCAGCAACTACAGCAGAATCCGCTATAACTACATCAGGTGGGCCAATGACAACAGCAGATTCTACTATAACTACATCAGGTGAGCCAGTGACAACAGCAGAATCTACTATAACTACGTCAGATGAGCCAGCAACAACAGTAGAATCTACTATAAGTACATCAGGTGAGCCAGCAACTACAGCAGAATCCGCTATAACTACATCAGGTGGGCCAATGACAACAGCAGATTCTACTATAACTACATCAGGTGAGCCAGTGACAACAGCAGAATCTACTATAACTACGTCAGGTGAGCCAGCAACAACAGCAGAATCTACTATAACTACATCAGGTGAGGCAGGGACAACAGCAGAATCTACTATAACTTCGTCAGCTGAGTCAGCAACAACACCACAGTCTACTATAACTACATCAGGTGAGACAGTGACAACAACAGAATCTGTTATAACTACTTCAAGTGAGCCAGTGACAACAGCAGAATCTACTATAACTACGTCAGGTGAGCCAGTGACAACAACAGAATCTGCTATAACTACATCAGGTGAGCCAGTGACAACAGCAGAATCTACTATAACTACGTCAGGTGAGCCAGCAACAACAGCAGAATCTACTATAAGTACATCAGGTGAGCCAGTGACAACAGCAGAATCTACTATAACTACGTCAGGTGAGCCAGTGACAACAACAGAATCTGCTATAACTACATCAGGTGAGCCAGTGACAACAGCAGAATCTACTATAACTACGTCAGATGAGCCAGCAACAACAGCAGAATCTACTATAAGTACATCAGGTGAGCCAGCAACTACAGCAGAATCCACTATAACTACATCAGGTGGGCCAATGACAACAGCAGATTCTACTATAACTACATCAGGTGAGCCAGTGACAACAGCAGAATCTACTATAACTACGTCAGGTGAGCCAGCAACAACAGCAGAATCTACTATAACTACATCAGGTGAGGCAGTGACAACAGCAGAATCTATTATAACTACGTTAAGTGAGGCAGTGACAACAGCAGAATCCACTATAACTACATCAGGTGAGCCAATGACAACAGCAGATTCTGCTATAACTTCGTCAGCTGAGTCAGCAACAACACCACAGTCTACTATAACTACATCAGGTGAGACAGTGACAACAACAGAATCTACTATAACTACATCATATGAGCCAGTGACAACAGCAGGTTTTACGTCAGGTGGGGCAGTGACAACAGCAGAATCTACTATAACTACATCAGGTGAGCCAATGACAACAGCAGATTCTGCTATAACTTCGTCAGCTGAGTCAGCAACAACACCACAGTCTACTATAACTACATCAGTTGAGCCAGTGACAACAGCAGGTTCTACTATAACTACATCAGATGAgccagtgacaacagtagattctACTATAATTTCGTCAGGTGAGCCAGCGACAACAGCAGAATCAACTATAACTACATCAGGTGAGCCAGTGACAACAGCAGGTTCTACTATAACTACATCAGGTGAGGCAATGACAACAGCAGAATCTACTATGACTACGTCAGGTGAGCGAGCAACAATAGCAGGTTCTACTATAACTACATCAGTTGAGCCAGTGACAACAGCAGATTCTATTATAACTACATCAGGTGAGGCAGTGACAACAGCAGATTCTACTATAACTACATCAGGTGAGCCAGTGACAACAACAGGTTCTACTATAACTACATCAAGTGAAACAAATGCAACTGCAGGACTTGTTATAACTACGTCAGGTGGGCCAGTGACAAGAACAGAAACTGTTATAACTACGTCAGGCGAATCAGTTACAACTGAACATAGTATGACTACTTTTTCGGAACAAGAAACAACGACAG CTGGCTGCTTCGTAGACGGCCAACGTTTTGTTGATGGAGACATTGTTGGTTCAGATGACCCGTGCCAGCAGTGCTACTGTATAAGTAGCGAAATTACGTGTGCAACACAAGAATGCAAACCACCAAGAAAAGGCTGTAAGCCTCTACCACCGAGAAAGGGACAGTGTTGCCCGGATAAGTACGAATGTC caCCAATTGCAGTCACTGAGTTGCCAGAAATTTACGTACCAGAAAGGGCATCTCCTGATTTTACTCCTGATGAAACACTTGACGTCAAAGAGAGGACAACCAAAACTCCCACCAGTACGGCAGATGTAACACAGAAAGGTGATTTCAGTGCAACATATCTGGATCCTCTCCAACGTCTTACCAAAACTTATACGTATACAACAATGCTCACTACTAAGTCCGAACCAACTACAACTGAACATCCGG ACGTGCAAACATCTTTAGGATTTCCTTTTATTCTTCCCAGAGGAG CGTGCATATATGAGAACCAAGTATTTGAATCTACCAAGCAGATTCCCTTCCCAGACCCATGCAACTACTGCTTCTGCTATGAAGGAAACATCTTATGTATTCGCCAGCAATGTCCACCACCGTCGTTAGAATGTTACGCAAGAACGCTTACAGGATACTGTTGCCCACATTATGAATGCC CGTTGAAGAAATTCAACGAAACTGAATCTATTTTTAGAAGCCGGTCACAAACCAGACTGGCAAGGATGGTAATACCCATTCTACAAGAGGAAG GTTGTGAGGTCAATGGCCTAGTTTACAACGTGGGAGACTTGGTGAAATCATCAAGTAATCCTTGCCTGGAGTGTCGGTGTAAAGAGCCAGAAATGATAAAATGCGTGCCACTGAAGTGCACACCTCAGGAACCGCTCCTTCTCAGAATGAATAGGAAGCACTAG